GACATTCTTTCAGGATCACAACATGGGGCGAATCACACGGAAAAGCCCTTGGGGTTGTTGTTGACGGCGTGCCTGCGGGACTTGAACTTTCAGAAGATGATATTCAGAAAGATCTTGACAGGCGAAGACCGGGACAGAGCGAAGTATCCACTCCCCGCTCCGAATCAGATTCCGTAGAGATCCTGTCCGGTGTTATTGATGGCATAACCACCGGAATGCCTGTTTCCATGATGGTATGGAACAAGAATGCAAGATCCGATGCATATGATTACATAAAGAACATTCCACGACCCGGACATGCGGACCTTGCCTACACTGAAAAATATGGCATCCGTGACCACCGTGGCGGTGGAAGATCATCCGGCAGGGAAACAATCGGCAGGGTTGCCGGAGGTGCAGTTGCCAGAAAACTCCTTTCACAGAAAGGAATTGAGGTCTTTGCTCACGTAGTTGAGCTTGGCGGAGTAAAAGCGGCACAATTTTCGTACGAAGAGATACGCAGCAATGTTAATAGCAATGTTGTACGCTGTGCCGACCCGGAAGCAGCTGAAAAAATGCTGGAACAGGTAAACAAAGCCCGCTTTGAAGGTGACAGCATAGGAGGTATCGTGGAAATAATCGCCACC
The sequence above is a segment of the uncultured Methanolobus sp. genome. Coding sequences within it:
- the aroC gene encoding chorismate synthase, which encodes MPGNSFGHSFRITTWGESHGKALGVVVDGVPAGLELSEDDIQKDLDRRRPGQSEVSTPRSESDSVEILSGVIDGITTGMPVSMMVWNKNARSDAYDYIKNIPRPGHADLAYTEKYGIRDHRGGGRSSGRETIGRVAGGAVARKLLSQKGIEVFAHVVELGGVKAAQFSYEEIRSNVNSNVVRCADPEAAEKMLEQVNKARFEGDSIGGIVEIIATGVPAGLGEPVFGKLDADIACAMMGIGAVKGVEIGAGFECAGMKGSQMNDPIILNNGKVTPSNNNAGGITGGISTGMPVVCRIAVKPTPSISRSQKSVDMAEMKEIDVEIHGRHDPTIPPRMVPVAESMMALVLVDHMIRSGRIGPDSLL